The DNA sequence GATCTCGGATATGCTTGTTGCTGCAGGGGTGCGGGGACGAGGCGAGCCTTGTGAAGGACAGGAATTGTCATAGTCATTGATGCAACGATATCCAGCATTGAAGGTTATGTTTGGTGAATGTTACAGATAGCAGCACTAATACTTTTACAGTCAAGCTCGATTGTCTTCATCCAGTTCTCAAAATCTCCAATTTCCTGTTGCAGAAACATGTAGTTATGTTTGAAGCTAAAACGTTCTCAAACAATTTCCACAAACTTTTGCAAGAACAATGAACTTGGAGCCTAACTAAGTCGAACCAAGAGAAAGACTATGGCAtcaaaaaaatacatgaagGCCAATGCGCTTGATCCTTTCCATCGagttaaaatatgtaataatgCGTGAGCACATCAGGGCCAATGTACTGATTTTTATACAAGAAATTTCAGCTCTGGAAAAACGACATGTACAAGAATTAGATATCAGCCTGAAGTTGATCACAGCACTTGAAGGCTGCAACCATTTTGATCACTCTTTATAACTTAACAACTCAAATAACTGTATCTTCCAAGGCCGATGTCCTGATTTAATGGGAAATTTCAGTTCCCAAAACTATAGGTAAAATAAACTTCAAATCTAAATTCAAGAGATGGATAAAGGCTTGAAGTTGATCACGATCCTCAATACTTGAAGCCACATATTAACATGAACTAGCGATCAGTAACCATTTATAACTAAACGGCTCGATTCAAGATGCACATTGCAAGAACCAGCGTGTATTTATAAAATGCAGTAGGACAACAATACATCAAATGGCCAGCCAAGAAGCAAGGTAGAAACCATTCGCACTCTGACCTTGACAGCGGTGTTGATAGCACGAGACACTGCGAGCCACTGATCAGTCTGCTTTGAGAATCGCATGATAGTTGCTGACAATGCTTGAATTTCCACCTTGATCCACTTCTCATTTATGAATACATCGTGGACACCACCATCAACGACCTTCATAAGCTGATCTGCCACACGTATTGCATTCCGAAGACCTTCTTTTTTCGCTCTCTCTATATTTATCCAGCAAAAATACAGAATGCAAAAGCAAGTATGAATTCAACTTGAAAGATAATCAGAGTTCCCCACAAAAGTAAACGCattcatccaaaatcaagCATGATGTGGAAATACCAATTcaacttgaaatttaaatcaaaatgatCCCCAAAACCAACCGTAAATTCCTGCAATAGCAAATACCAATTGAACTGGAAAATCA is a window from the Salvia hispanica cultivar TCC Black 2014 unplaced genomic scaffold, UniMelb_Shisp_WGS_1.0 HiC_scaffold_920, whole genome shotgun sequence genome containing:
- the LOC125200347 gene encoding biogenesis of lysosome-related organelles complex 1 subunit 1-like codes for the protein MDRSHHVETGSLESSFVQMIDDHNRAAIELRERTERAKKEGLRNAIRVADQLMKVVDGGVHDVFINEKWIKVEIQALSATIMRFSKQTDQWLAVSRAINTAVKEIGDFENWMKTIELDCKSISAAICNIHQT